The nucleotide sequence CCATCGAGGGTCGCGGGACGAAGAGCCCGCACAGCAGGATCTGTGGGATGACGACGACCGGGAGTAGCTGCACCGCTTGGAATTCAGTTCGGGCGAAAGCGGAACACAGCAGGCCGAGGCCGACACCGAGCAGGGCCGTGAGAACAGCCACCAGTACGACATACTCAGCGCCACCGGCGGTACCGAGTCCGAACAGCCAGTAGGTGCAGGCGGCGACCAGGCTCGCCTGGACCGCCGCGGCGATCCCGAAGGCGATCCCGTAGGCGAACAACAGGTCGACACCGCGGGTGGGCGTCGTCATCAGCCGTTCCAGCGTTCCGGATGTGCGTTCGCGCAGCATCGCGATGCTGGTCAGCAGGAACATGATCACGAAGGGGAAGACGGCCAGCATGACCAGGGCGACCTGATCGAACCTGCCCGGCTCGTTCTCGAACATGAAATACAGCAGGGCCATGAGCATGATCGGCACGCCCAGGAGCATGGCGAGGGTGCGGCGGTCGTGCCGCAGCTGCAGCAGGATTCGCTTGACCGTGGCGAGCAGGATATGTGGCCGCGCCCCGGCCTCGAGGGATGGAGCCGTCATGCCACCACCTCCTGCGCTCGGCGGATCAGCGTCAGGAAGGCAGCGTCGAGGTCCTGGTTTCCGGCGAGAGTCTTGATCGCCGAGGGAGTGTCGTCGGCCAGCAGGCGGCCGTCACGGATCAGCAGCAGACGGTCGCAGTGGTTCGCCTCGTCCATCACATGGCTGGAGACCATCACGGTCGTCCCGCCGTCCGCCCTGCGGCGCAGAGAGTTCCAGAGCTCCTCCCGCAGTAAAGGATCCTGACCGACCGTTGGCTCGTCCAGCACCAGCACGTCCGGTCTGCCGGCGAGTGCGCAGGCCAGACTTGCGCGCGATCGCTGGCCACCGGACAGTGTTCCGACCAACTGTCGCGCCAGCGGCCCGAGACCGACTTCTTCGATGACCGCGTCCGCGGCCGATGGTCGGACGCCGACCAGAGCGGCGAAGTAGTGGGCGTTCTCGCGCACCGTCAGGTCCCCGTAGATGGACGGTGCCTGCGTCAGATAGCCCAGGGTGCGGCGGATCTCCCTCGACCCGGCCGGACGTCCGAACACGGTGACCGACCCGGACCGGGTCTTCTGCACGCCGACGATGCACCTGAGCAGGGTCGATTTGCCCGCTCCAGACGGACCGAGCAGCCCGGTGACCCGGCCTCGCTCGATCTGGCAGGACAGGCCGGGCAGCACGACGCGATGACCGCGGACGACACGCAGATCGCGGACCTCGACGGCGACCTCCACGTGTCCTCCTCGACCAGCGTCATCCATCAGGTGATGGGTCAGACGGTAGGGCGGCCAGACCTCCGAAGTCAACACTTGATGAATAAACGGGCAACCTGGCGTCGCGCAGGACCGATAGCCTGACGGGCATGTCGCGCAGCGTGTACGTCGCCTCTCCCGAGGGCGAATCGGGCAAGTCGACGGTGGCGCTGGGTCTGGTCGACCTGCTGAGTCGGCAGGTCGGCCGGGTGGGGATCTTCCGCCCGGTCACCGAGTCCAGCGAGCGGACCGACCGGGTGGTGGACCTGCTGCTCGCGCAGCCGGCCGTCGAGCAGTCCTACGACGACGCCGTCGGGGTCAGCTATCAGGTGATGCATCAGGACCCGGAAGCGGCGCTCTCCGAGATCGTCCGGCGGTTCCACGATCTGACCAGCCGGTTCGATGCGCTGCTGGTGCTGGGCAGCGACTACACGGACATCTCGACCCCGAGCGAGCTGGCCTTCAACGCCAAGGTGGCGGCCAACCTGGGCTGCCCGGTCGTGCTGGTCGTGCACGGCCGGGGTCGCACGCCGGAGCAGGTGCGACTGGCCGCCGAGTTCGCGGTGACCGAGTTGGTGGCAGCGCACGCCCGTCCTGTCGCGTTGATCGCGAACCGGATCACCCCGGCGGATCTCGAGGAGGTGCGCCGGACTCTCGGTCGTACCTCGCGCCTGCCGGTGGCCGCGATCCCGGAGGTGCCGCTGCTCTTCGCGCCGACGGTCGCAGCCCTTCAGGACGCCTGTCACGGTCGTCTGGTCCGCGGCAATCCGGCGTGGCTGGAACGGGAGTCGCACGGTTTCGTGGTGGCGGCCATGTCGCTGCCGAACGTCCTGATCCGGCTGGTCGAGGACTCCACCGTGATCGCGCCCGGTGACCGCTACGACCTTCTGCCCGGACTGGTGATGGCACACCAGTCCGGCACCTTCCCGAAGTTGGCCTCGATCGTGCTGACCGGTGGGTACACCCCGCCCGAGCCGGTGACCAGGCTCCTCGACGGGCTTCCCCTGGAGCTTCCGATCATCATCACCGACCTCGGGACATTCGAGACCGCAACGATTCTGGCCGGCGTACGTGGGCAACTGACGGCCACGTCCAGGGTGAAGATCGAGACCGCACTGCGGATCTTCGCTGATTCGGTGGACGGTGACGCCATGATGGCCGCGATCGACGTGGGGGGCGGTGACACCATGACACCGCTGATGT is from Nakamurella sp. PAMC28650 and encodes:
- a CDS encoding ABC transporter permease; the protein is MTAPSLEAGARPHILLATVKRILLQLRHDRRTLAMLLGVPIMLMALLYFMFENEPGRFDQVALVMLAVFPFVIMFLLTSIAMLRERTSGTLERLMTTPTRGVDLLFAYGIAFGIAAAVQASLVAACTYWLFGLGTAGGAEYVVLVAVLTALLGVGLGLLCSAFARTEFQAVQLLPVVVIPQILLCGLFVPRPSMATWLHVVSDALPLSYAVQASQEVGLHDSPTGLLWRDLGIMFGCVVLALSLASGTLRRMTD
- the pta gene encoding phosphate acetyltransferase, whose translation is MSRSVYVASPEGESGKSTVALGLVDLLSRQVGRVGIFRPVTESSERTDRVVDLLLAQPAVEQSYDDAVGVSYQVMHQDPEAALSEIVRRFHDLTSRFDALLVLGSDYTDISTPSELAFNAKVAANLGCPVVLVVHGRGRTPEQVRLAAEFAVTELVAAHARPVALIANRITPADLEEVRRTLGRTSRLPVAAIPEVPLLFAPTVAALQDACHGRLVRGNPAWLERESHGFVVAAMSLPNVLIRLVEDSTVIAPGDRYDLLPGLVMAHQSGTFPKLASIVLTGGYTPPEPVTRLLDGLPLELPIIITDLGTFETATILAGVRGQLTATSRVKIETALRIFADSVDGDAMMAAIDVGGGDTMTPLMFQFQLIDRARSDSRHVVLPEGEDERILRATASLLRLGVAELTLLGDENVIRAHASALGLDITGAHLLSPVNPLLVERFAVEYTRMRAAKGMTIERAREVVTDVSYFGTMMVHLGLADGMVSGALHTTAHTIKPSFEIIKTIPGTAIVSSVFLMCLADRVLVYGDCAVNPDPTAEQLADIAISSATTAQQFGIEPRVAMLSYSTGSSGAGVDVDKVKVATDIVHRLRPDLLVEGPIQYDAAVDRAVAATKLPNSEVAGHATVLIFPDLNTGNNTYKAVQRSAGAVAIGPVLQGLNKPVNDLSRGATVADIVNTVAITAIQAQGSPSGSGA
- a CDS encoding ABC transporter ATP-binding protein, with the protein product MEVAVEVRDLRVVRGHRVVLPGLSCQIERGRVTGLLGPSGAGKSTLLRCIVGVQKTRSGSVTVFGRPAGSREIRRTLGYLTQAPSIYGDLTVRENAHYFAALVGVRPSAADAVIEEVGLGPLARQLVGTLSGGQRSRASLACALAGRPDVLVLDEPTVGQDPLLREELWNSLRRRADGGTTVMVSSHVMDEANHCDRLLLIRDGRLLADDTPSAIKTLAGNQDLDAAFLTLIRRAQEVVA